In a genomic window of Physeter macrocephalus isolate SW-GA chromosome 14, ASM283717v5, whole genome shotgun sequence:
- the TEX19 gene encoding testis-expressed protein 19, translated as MCPPISMRCEAEGMSYLHTSWMYQLQHGSQLRVCFACFKAAFLDLRQLLEWEDWEDEDWDPELMGHTEGGSEQAASPGMGPSWGQGQGQPAQGGSVDWGSGTLASGPVESEEVGLDDHFVPTELEPQDATPLGLGAEDADWTQSLPWRFGGLPTCSHWPSPSPPWQEFFKGDLPPAGAHGIGAGHHPGHGPC; from the coding sequence ATGTGCCCCCCAATCAGCATGCGGTGTGAGGCGGAGGGCATGTCCTACCTCCACACGTCCTGGATGTACCAGCTTCAACATGGCAGCCAGCTAAGGGTCTGCTTTGCTTGCTTCAAGGCTGCCTTTCTGGACCTCAGACAGTTGCTGGAGTGGGAAGACTGGGAAGATGAAGACTGGGACCCTGAGCTGATGGGCCACACTGAGGGAGGGTCTGAGCAGGCGGCATCCCCGGGGATGGGACCAAGCTGGGGGCAGGGCCAAGGGCAGCCTGCACAGGGCGGGTCTGTGGACTGGGGGTCGGGCACCCTGGCGTCGGGCCCTGTGGAGTCAGAAGAGGTGGGCCTGGATGATCACTTTGTGCCCACCGAGCTGGAGCCTCAGGACGCCACACCCCTGGGCCTGGGTGCTGAGGATGCTGACTGGACCCAAAGCCTTCCCTGGAGATTTGGGGGACTCCCTACCTGCTCACACTGGCCAAGCCCCTCTCCTCCATGGCAGGAGTTTTTCAAAGGGGACCTGCCCCCGGCGGGAGCCCATGGTATTGGAGCTGGGCACCACCCGGGCCACGGACCCTGTTGA